The following are encoded in a window of Cryptococcus neoformans var. neoformans B-3501A chromosome 13, whole genome shotgun sequence genomic DNA:
- a CDS encoding hypothetical protein (Similar to gi|46096899|gb|EAK82132.1| hypothetical protein UM01269.1 [Ustilago maydis 521], FASTA scores: opt: 1644, E(): 1.4e-98, (58.372% identity (80.000% similar) in 430 aa overlap (31-456:45-465))), whose product MRGSPSLRSFNRFNRYSNLIKSTRFTEPAVLPAAAFIPRYTRGFTRTTMRPTAAVEGLGQDDEIPSARLQPEPGPDVRVLIIGAGNINFGSDEGPWNHSQRLEQKLGNRLKIVGLVDPATSRAEAVLKAKSLTFAASAYADTPIYPSVKDAISALSSNPPEMILLGSPPAFRGTTDPSKGYNAEVQLTESFPNAALFVEKPVSTGSVEEALKVAEYLEGKSNLVSVGYMLRYSAAVQKMKQILKENNLEVMMTSARYVMAYEHSAKIAWWTKSVDCGPIVEQATHFCDLSRYFAGEVDLDTVMAHSIEWYEKPGQLTKIPFDESALVPEDDRIPRFTSATWKYKSGAIGHLEHGVSLQGTQFSTEITVFADGYQLKLIDPYNRPTLYVRRPGNDVEEIHNFTDDDAFLSEMSTFIDTSSKGSSEIPVLSSFADAVRTYELTWAIRWASEKTSRSRT is encoded by the exons ATGAGAGGATCTCCCAGCCTGAGATCGTTCAATCGGTTCAATCGCTACAGTAACTTGATTAAGTCAACTCGATTCACCGAACCAGCCGTTCTTCCAGCAGCTGCTTTCATTCCAAGGTATACACGAGGGTTCACCAGGACAACAATGAGACCAACTGCGGCCGTGGAAGGATTAGGCCAGGATGATGAGATTCCTTCTGCTAG ATTGCAACCTGAACCAGGTCCAGACGTAAGAGTATTGATAATCGGAGCGGGCAACA TCAACTTTGGTTCTGACGAAGGG CCCTGGAATCACTCCCAACGACTCGAACAAAAATTAGGCAACCGGTTGAAGATTGTCGGACTTGTCGATCCTGCAACTTCACGAGCTGAAGCAGTCTTGAAGGCAAAATCACTCACTTTCGCTGCTTCAGCTTATGCCGATACACCCATCTATCCATCGGTCAAAGATGCCATCTCTGCTTTATCTTCAAATCCACCTGAAATGATCCTTCTAGGATCTCCACCCGCTTTCAGAGGTACAACCGACCCATCGAAAGGCTACAACGCTGAGGTACAACTTACCGAAAGTTTCCCCAACGCCGCTCTATTCGTTGAGAAACCCGTCAGTACGGGAAGTGTTGAAGAAGCCCTCAAAGTCGCCGAATACTTGGAAGGGAAAAGTAACCTGGTTAGTGTCGGTTACATGCTAAGGTATTCTGCGGCCGTGCaaaagatgaagcagaTCTTGAAAGAGAACAATCTTGAAGTCATGATGACCTCGGCGAGGTATGTGATGG CTTACGAACATAGCGCGAAAATCGCCTGGTGGACTAAGTCTGTCGATTGCGGACCTATCGTTGAGCAGGCTA CCCATTTCTGTGATCTCTCAAGATACTTCGCTGGAGAAGTAGATCTGGACACTGTCATGGCACACAGCATAGAATGGTACGAAAAGCCAGGCCAGCTTACTAAA ATACCCTTCGACGAGAGCGCTCTTGTACCGGAAGATGATCGAATTCCCCGTTTCACGAGCGCTACTTGGAAATACAAGTCCGGTGCCATCGGTCATTTAGAACATGGTGTTTCCCTTCAAGGTACACA GTTCTCCACCGAGATCACCGTATTTGCTGATGGATACCAGCTGAAGCTGATTGATCCTT ACAACCGACCAACTCTTTACGTTCGAAGACCTGGGAATGATGTTGAAGAAATTCACAACTTCACAGACGATGATGCATTCCTTTCGGAAATGTCAACATTTATCGATACGTCTAGTAAAGGTAGTTCGGAGATACCGGTTTTGAGTTCATTTGCGGATG CTGTGCGGACATATGAACTTACTTGGGCTATTCGATGGGCAAGTGAAAAGACCAGTAGATCAAGGACCTAA